The following coding sequences are from one Humulus lupulus chromosome X, drHumLupu1.1, whole genome shotgun sequence window:
- the LOC133805729 gene encoding uncharacterized protein LOC133805729, translated as MEDHGQANCNVIGELIKSKYMSIKRVHTPHDIINDMLDDYVVSMGYQKAWRAREKALELARGNQDDSYQKLPIYLHMLKVSNPGTITHLVTENKDHFKYMYLAFANSIKGWKHYRPIIVIDGTYLKTSFGGTLFSASTMDANNNIFPLAFGIGDSENDSSWLWFFTKLKETYGEREGMAIISDRHKSIENVIDDVYPKAFHGACIFHMLNNIKVNFGVHGEGLNLNFVKAAKAYRVQSFEHYMHEIDKIDTRIRPYLQKIGYSTWSRCHAPTRRYTMMTSNIAESINAALKAARTLPITTMMEGL; from the exons ATGGAAGACCACGGGCAGGCTAATTGCAATGTCATTGGGGaactaataaaatcaaaatacatGTCAATAAAGAGAGTACACACACCACATGACATAATCAACGACATGCTAGATGATTATGTTGTTTCAATGGGGTACCAAAAAGCCTGGAGAGCAAGAGAAAAAGCTTTAGAATTGGCAAGGGGAAACCAAGATGATTCATACCAAAAACTTCCCATCTACCTTCACATGCTAAAAGTCTCGAACCCAGGTACAATAACACACCTGGTTACAGAAAATAAAGATCACTTCAAATATATGTACCTAGCATTTGCAAATTCCATCAAAGGATGGAAACACTATAGGCCAATCATTGTGATAGATGGAACTTACTTGAAGACATCATTTGGGGGAACTTTATTCTCTGCTTCAACAATGGATGCTAACAACAACATATTTCCATTAGCCTTTGGAATAGGAGACTCTGAAAATGATTCATCATGGTTATGGTTTTTCACAAAGCTAAAGGAGACATATGGAGAAAGAGAAG GTATGGCAATCATTTCAGACAGGCACAAAAGCATAGAAAATGTTATAGACGATGTATACCCAAAAGCTTTCCATGGAGCATGCATATTCCACATGTTAAACAACATCAAAGTCAATTTCGGTGTCCATGGGGAGGGCCTAAACCTAAACTTTGTCAAAGCAGCAAAGGCATACAGGGTACAATCATTTGAGCACTACATGCATGAAATAGACAAGATTGACACACGCATAAGACCGTATTTACAAAAAATTGGATATTCAACTTGGTCTAGATGCCATGCTCCAACAAGAAGATATACAATGATGACATCAAATATAGCCGAATCAATAAATGCTGCATTGAAAGCTGCAAGAACGCTGCCAATCACTACAATGATGGAAGGCCTTTGA